The nucleotide sequence CGCCGGGGACCGCGGGCACGGCGCAGGCCCGGACCGGTGCGGTCCGGGCCTGCGGGCGATCGTGCGGGGCCCCGCGAGCGGGACGGAGATCAGCTGCTGGACTTGCCGAAGTTCTTGAAGCGGGCGTTGAAGCGCTCCACGCGGCCGGCGGAGTCCATGATGCGCTGCTTGCCGGTGTAGAACGGGTGGGACTCCGAGGAGATCTCGACCTCGATGATCGGGTACTCGTTGCCGTCCTCCCACGTCTCGGTCTTCTTCGAGGTGGCGGTGGAACGGGTCAGGATCGTCTTGCCGGAGGCCAGGTCGCGGAAGAGGACCGGGTGGTAGTCCGGGTGGATGTCAGTCTTCATGGGGTTCAAACCTTTGTCGTCGGTGCCTGGATTTTGCCAGCCACGGTTTCGCTCGGTGGGCGGTGCGCCGTCGTCGTCCGTCCGCGCGGTCCGGGAAGGGCGGGGGCATCGGGCACCAGCGGTCCAGCGTACCGGATCGCCGGTGGAAATTCACCCGCCGTCCCGCGGCGCGGGGGGGCCCGGTGCTTGCCG is from Kocuria rosea and encodes:
- a CDS encoding type B 50S ribosomal protein L31; the protein is MKTDIHPDYHPVLFRDLASGKTILTRSTATSKKTETWEDGNEYPIIEVEISSESHPFYTGKQRIMDSAGRVERFNARFKNFGKSSS